In Sphingomonas sp. SUN019, the genomic window TGATGTCCAGATTCGATCGCCGACGATCCACCGCGTCGCCGGACCGGCTGACAAGCTCCGCAGATGCGAGAACGCTGAGGCACCGAAGCAGCGTCGTATACGGTATGCCGGCCGAAGGCGCGACTGACGTCACCGAGCAGCGGCGCTTCTCGTTTCGCGCGACGTACAGCGACAACAGGATGTCCCACGCCGGTTCGGCGAACAGTCCCGGCGCGTCGGCGAACACCAGCCCGCGCCGGCGGCGCAGCGCGATCTCCCGCTTCACCGCCGCCAGACAACGCGCTTCCTCGAATCGCATGGCCGAGGCCGTCCCGTTGCCGTTCGCCGCTTCGACCGTCTTCAGCATGCCCTTGATGGACGCGGGCAACAGGTCGAGTTCCGCCCGGCTGAGCGATGGCGCGGTCACGAGGTCGTGCCCAGCTTCTGGGTCCGGCCCAGCTTGCCGGCCTGGCCTAGTTTACGGGTGTCCAGTTCGGGTCGTCGCCGAACCGCCGGACCCGCTGGATGTGGCGAACCGTGCCCACGACCAGCAACACGAGCATGACGTACGCGATGCGCGACGACACCGCGAAATACACGACCGGAAGAATGGTCGGACTGTAGGCCTTCGCCAGATGGACGGTCACAAGAACGAGTTGAAGCGCCGCGGCCCAGATCGGCCAGTAGCGGTTCGCCCGCGCGGTCAGCGCGACCAGCATCGCCAGCATCGCGATGTCGATCGCCAGCAGCGGCGCGTCCAGGGACTCGAACGCCGTCCAGAACCGCGTCGGAATTATATAGGTGACGAGCGCGGCGAGGCAGTAGGCGAGAGCCGCCCACCGTTCGGGCGCGCCGCCCTTCCAAAAGGCGAAGCCGCATGAGACCACCAAGATTAGATTGAAAACCAGGATCAGGGTCACCGACCCGGCCCAATGTCGACGAAAGGCATCGGGCCGGGTCGGCGCTGTTCAAGCGGCGACGCTGAGGTGGCTGCCGTCCGCACCGATGAAGGCAGGATTGGCCGGCTTCGGCCGTTCTTCGCCCCAGGCGCGAACGTCGATGCCTTCGGAACGGGCGACGCGCTCCAGGTGAAGGTGCGACTGCACGACGTTCCCGCGCGCTTCGCCGATCGCCATGATCGCCTTTGCGACATAGGC contains:
- a CDS encoding MarR family winged helix-turn-helix transcriptional regulator, with amino-acid sequence MTAPSLSRAELDLLPASIKGMLKTVEAANGNGTASAMRFEEARCLAAVKREIALRRRRGLVFADAPGLFAEPAWDILLSLYVARNEKRRCSVTSVAPSAGIPYTTLLRCLSVLASAELVSRSGDAVDRRRSNLDITDRGHDLIVRCFSEQTKSL